TTCGCCTTCAATTGCGCCAGCCGGTCGTAGTTCGCGCCGTAGGCCTCCCTGACGCGCTCCTGCGGCTCATCGCCGAGGTCATTGACGTAATTCGCCCGCTCGCTGTATGGCTGCATAGCCTCCCAGAACTCGCGAGCCCAGGCTACGCACGCCTGCGCCTCCGCTGGATCGGACCAGGCTGCGGTTGGGAAGAAGTTATGGTGTGGGAAACGGTGAGGGAAAGCCGTAGCACCCGGCGCGACGCGGACAGCGGCGTCGTGGAGATGCTGCAGCCCGACCGATGACGTCCCGTTCGGCAAGCGCGCGGCAAAGCTGAGCAGGACATCGATGGCGCCATCGCTGATGTCGGAGACAAGGCTGGACTTCCAGTAGTACGAGTAGCCCTTAGGGAACGCAGCTTCGAGGAGACGCTGCATATCGACATAAGGCATCACGGCGACAGTGTCGGCGGCCGGTTTCAGTGCTGTGCGCAGGGGCCGAAGAACGGCTTCGCCCTCGCCGACATCTCCGGAGAAGCAGGGCACAACCGCAATCGCCCTGCCATCCGGACCGGACAACATGGCGACGATACAGCTGAGTTCATCCGACGCGGTTTCGCGAACTCGTTGTAGGTCTGGAGCACCTCGCGCCCGGCATCGAAGGGATACAGCAGCATGCCGCCGAGAACGGGGCCCTGCTCGTGCAGGACGTATTGGAATGAGGTGACGATGCCGAAATTCGCGCCGGCGCCGCGGACTGCCCAGAAGAGGTCCGTGTTCTCCTCGGCGCTGGCGGCGATCAGGCGACCCTCAGCGGTGACGAGGTCGACTGAGAGCAGGTTGTCGCAGGCGAGGCCGTACTTCCCGGCCAGCCAGCCGTAGCCGCCGCCGAGGGTCAGTCCTGCGATTCCCGTGTCGGGCACAACCCCCATCGTCGTGGCCAGGCCGAACGCTTGCGTGGCCCGGTCGAACTCACCAAGCCTGAGCCCGGGCGCCGCCCTTGCGATCCCCTGCGCGGGGTCAACCCAAACACTTCGCATGAGGGCCAGGTCTATGACCATGCCCCCATCGCAGGTGGACTTGCCGGCCGGGTTGTGCCCACCGCCGCGGACCGCGATGACGAGCCCTGCCCGGCGGGCGAAGTTGACCGCGGCGATGACGTCGTCGACCGTTGCGGGCCTCACTATCAACGCCGGGCGCCTGTTTATGGTTGCGTTCCACACGCGGCGGGCGCGCTCATACGCTTGGTCGGACGGAGTAATCACCTCCCCGCGGAGAAGAGAGCGAAGAGAGTCCAAGCTAGCCGTTGTCACCATCGTCATGCCCTCTCCGGTGTGTCCCGCCGCACGGCGCCCCGCGCGGGCAGAGCCATGCCTCGCGGCGCCTCAGGGTCTCGGGCGCGTTCCTAGCTGCAGGCCAGGTGGTCGGCCAACTCAACGATGTCGCCGACTCCCGGGGACACGTCCGGCCACGAGTGTGGATTTTTCGCGAACCAGCTCACGATGTCACCCAGGCCATCCACGTCATCCGGGAGGTCTATGCCCAGGATGCCCTCGAGCGCCGCGGCCACCGCTCCCGCATTCCGCGCCCATTCGAGGTTAGTGTGTCCGAATTCCTCGCATCCCCCCTGGTGGCCTCCCTGTGCGCCGAAGCGGGTGCGGCGCCGGCCACGACGGCCGACGCCAGGATGCCGGCCGCAAGGCCCATCATCAACCGTGATTTCATGTCCCTTGCCCTCCTTCTGCCGGACGTCCGCCGGGCTCGGTCTGAGCCGCTGTCCGGCGAATCGCCCGGTAGGGGGAAGTTAGCGCTGAGCGCAGGGCGGGGCGTCCGGTGAACTACCCAAAGTCGGGGATTGCGGGAACTACGTAGGGGAGGCGGCCAATAGGCCGTGCTGGAGAGCGTAGGCTGCGGCTTCGGCGCGCGAGTGAATGTCGAGTTTGAGATAGACGTTGCTAATGTGGCGCTCGACCGTCCTTACGCTGAGTACCAGATCCTGAGCTACCTGCGTGCTGGTCATACCGGCGGCGATCCGGCTCAGCACCTCGACTTCGCGTTCGGTGAGGTTGTGGTGTGCCGGGAGGTCGTCAGCTTCCGGGGCAGGGGGCCGCAGGAAGCGGTGGATCTCGCGCACCAGGCGCCGCCGGTGGGCCAGGGGACTCGCGCTGTTGCTCTCGAACGGGAGGAAGCGGGCACAGGGCAGGCGTGCGGCCAGTTCGCGCCCCTGTGAGAAAGGTATCCATGGATCGTCCAGGCCGTGAATCACTAGCGTGGGTGTGGTCACCC
This genomic interval from Dehalococcoidia bacterium contains the following:
- a CDS encoding FAD-dependent oxidoreductase, translated to MRPATVDDVIAAVNFARRAGLVIAVRGGGHNPAGKSTCDGGMVIDLALMRSVWVDPAQGIARAAPGLRLGEFDRATQAFGLATTMGVVPDTGIAGLTLGGGYGWLAGKYGLACDNLLSVDLVTAEGRLIAASAEENTDLFWAVRGAGANFGIVTSFQYVLHEQGPVLGGMLLYPFDAGREVLQTYNEFAKPRRMNSAVSSPCCPVRMAGRLRLCPASPEMSARAKPFFGPCAQH
- a CDS encoding LuxR C-terminal-related transcriptional regulator, yielding MTPRASTSLLADLEAVVDHLALERFNLLSLGDLAGPICIYYVARHGERVSHLVLNSAFVSGREIVPLERQGPMIEYTAEFGFPIFEFTDAPELSVEQQRELRDIGKAAATPQVQAAVIKAIFDSNVGAVLERVTTPTLVIHGLDDPWIPFSQGRELAARLPCARFLPFESNSASPLAHRRRLVREIHRFLRPPAPEADDLPAHHNLTEREVEVLSRIAAGMTSTQVAQDLVLSVRTVERHISNVYLKLDIHSRAEAAAYALQHGLLAASPT
- a CDS encoding BBE domain-containing protein; translation: MPYVDMQRLLEAAFPKGYSYYWKSSLVSDISDGAIDVLLSFAARLPNGTSSVGLQHLHDAAVRVAPGATAFPHRFPHHNFFPTAAWSDPAEAQACVAWAREFWEAMQPYSERANYVNDLGDEPQERVREAYGANYDRLAQLKAKFDPANLFRLNANIPPQS